One window of the Salvia splendens isolate huo1 chromosome 1, SspV2, whole genome shotgun sequence genome contains the following:
- the LOC121747126 gene encoding uncharacterized protein LOC121747126 has product MISLKAIQTAFTPNHGPFPGRESLRKRRTSLSLCNSKNSDEETPPTQEGDKRKQELLARIAMLQTQKVRLTDFLDERSEYLTQFAEEANAEIDLIGENALKELDEAGARIMGNIESRMQAFEESMELNKVEIEENEKMVENFEGQIQKERNEGMFFKNLGEKKPVDVAQAKEEAEKIKEVNKKSAGSVMRRNIYLALMGLVVIGIADASVSSSPDWGKVAFLGVILAGLITQIFYEKSMSSETEQEKSKESKSD; this is encoded by the exons ATGATTTCTCTGAAAGCAATCCAAACTGCCTTCACCCCCAACCATGGCCCCTTCCCAGGAAGAGAATCCTTGAGGAAGAGAAGGACAAGCCTCTCCCTCTGCAACTCCAAAAACTCAGATGAAGAAACTCCACCAACACAAGAAGGGGACAAGCGCAAGCAGGAACTCCTTGCCAGGATTGCAATGCTCCAAACTCAAAAGGTCCGGCTCACCGATTTCTTGGACGAAAGATCGGAATATCTAACCCAGTTTGCTGAGGAAGCCAATGCCGAAATCGACCTGATTGGAGAAAATGCCCTCAAAGAATTGGATGAAGCTGGTGCTAGG ATAATGGGAAATATAGAGAGTCGAATGCAAGCGTTTGAGGAGTCTATGGAGCTCAACAAGGTAGAGATTGAGGAGAATGAGAAAATGGTGGAAAACTTCGAAGGCCAAATCCAGAAGGAACGAAACGAAGGGATGTTCTTCAAGAACTTGGGGGAGAAAAAACCCGTCGACGTTGCACAAGCTAAGGAAGAGGCTGAAAAGATCAAGGAGGTCAACAAGAAAAGTGCTGGTTCGGTAATGAGACGGAATATTTACCTTGCTCTGATGGGGTTGGTAGTTATTGGAATTGCTGATGCCTCAGTATCTTCATCGCCTGACTGGGGGAAAGTAGCGTTTCTTGGAGTTATTTTGGCGGGATTGATCACTCAAATCTTCTATGAAAAGAGTATGTCATCAGAAACAGAGCAAGAGAAGAGTAAAGAATCTAAGAGTGActga